The Podarcis muralis chromosome 16, rPodMur119.hap1.1, whole genome shotgun sequence genomic interval GGGACACTTCGCTCCCACTAGATCATAGAATGGGGTGTTTTCAAActatcatagaactatagagtgggaaggcagaccctccaagtgcccctattttccagggacagtcctggatttacagaagccgtcctggtttcttatttgagcccagaatgtcccacttttccttaggacatccctatattcactggagaaatgttggagggtatggagttatccaacctctgagctaaggagataagtaactatacaacctttagaagacttctaaaggcagccctgtatggggaagggtttttttaaaatgtttaaagctttattttgtttctatatatgttggaagccacccacagtgactggggcaattcagtcagatgggtggtggaagaagaagaagaggccatccctattttcataatgttggagggtatatgtatataccatattggcccaaatattgggtggggtctaaataataaaattgttgttgaataggtcgtccctattttcataggaggaaTGCAACCTGGATAtcccagttggttagagtgtggtgctgatgatgccaaggttgcaggttcgatccctgtatggggcagttgcatatgcctgcattgcagggggttggactagatgatcctcgggatcccttccaactctacaactcaatgaaatgttggggggtatgctaGATGGGtcctctttggcctgatccagcagctgagCTCTTTCTTACCTCCTTAAGGAGTCAAGCAGCCTCCCGCCTCTCTTCTGCAACTTCTGGAAGCTGAGAAGGGGTTGCTCAATTGCAGACTCAGCCTTTGGCGGGCTGTTTTCTTCCGCCTGTCTCAGTGCAGGGATAAATTTAGACATGGCCCTCAAAGTTTCTGTGATTTGCAGATGGTCACTGATGATTGCAGAGGCTGCAGCTTCTCCCTCCCGTGATCAGGTTCCGCTTGCACTTTTTCTAAAATCCCATTTCTGGTTAGCCCTGAAGATGGACTCCCGCTGGGTCTGTCTCCTCATCCTTGCAGGTTTGTCAGAGGCTGCTGGCCAGGAAGGTTAGTAGCTTATTCAGCTTATCCTTTGTGGTCATCTTATGACATCTCCTTCGGACAATTAAAATTACGATGAAGATGGGCTTGTAGCCAACgttggtcctactcagagtagacccactgaaattaatggaccaaagttagtcatgtccatgaaTGGCTTTACTTtgagtatgatgatgatgatgatgatagtagtagtagtaatgaaaCCATTGCAATTGTGGCCATTTTCATGAATAATATTGTGATATTATTATAATTGTGACAGCTTTATTAtgtctgtttttaaaatttgctttttattggtatttttcatatccattatatatatatttggtaagtggtatataaatcttgttaagcAAATGCCATGAATCAATGGGGGGAAGCGGCAGATACACACAATATGACTACAACAGACTCCAAAAACTGCTCAGATTTTTTGTTTATCTGTTCAGCTGTGGAATGGATTACCTGGTAAGGTTTGgggctctccttcgttggaggtggGGTGATCACCTTTCAagggttctttagctgtggttcctgcattgtaggatgttgaactagatcaccctcagggttccttccaactctacaattctatgattctatgtttgtttgttccaCATATCGGCCTGCACGCTTCACCTTAAATCACAGCTCACCAGGAGCCACAATTGGATTTGTAATTGTGTGTGGAGAACCTGGTAAAATCTACAGAGGtcttctaggtagtggcaccctccctgtggaacaccttcccatcagatgtcaaggaaataaacaactatatgacattcagaagacgtctgaaggcagccctgtttaggggaaatgtttgatgttttactgtgtttttatattctgtgggaagctgcctagagtggctggggcaaatcaGTCAGATGGACggtgttattattttttattattattttacttctttCGTGCATTAGAACCCACCCCTTTCAATGATGCTGCTGGGGAAAGCTCAGGAGCCTTGTCAGAGAGGAAATGGTCCCAACCTTtcttccctgtgtctctctctttccttgtCTCCTCACAGATCTAACCAGAAAAGTCTTTGTCTTCCGCACGGAGCCTAGTGAGGCCTACATCATCCTCAAGCCTCTTCCCAAGGAGCCGCTGCAGAACCTCACCGTCTGCCTGAGGTCCTACACGGACTTGACTCGGCCCTATGGCCTCTTCTCCTACGCCACTGAGTCTGAGGACAACGAAATCCTGATCTTCAAGCCCAAGCGGGGAGAATACCGGGTGTACATCGGTGGAGAGTACCTGTCCTTCAAAGTCCCAGAGGACACCCTAGACTGGGAGCACGTCTGTTTCGGGTGGGAATCGGCCACCGG includes:
- the LOC114586773 gene encoding mucosal pentraxin-like, encoding MALKVSVICRWSLMIAEAAASPSRDQVPLALFLKSHFWLALKMDSRWVCLLILAGLSEAAGQEDLTRKVFVFRTEPSEAYIILKPLPKEPLQNLTVCLRSYTDLTRPYGLFSYATESEDNEILIFKPKRGEYRVYIGGEYLSFKVPEDTLDWEHVCFGWESATGIAEFWMNGKPWPRKGLRKGYVVGSGAFILLGQEQDRFGGTYDSYNSFSGELTDVYMWDFLLSPHKMRSAYQDLQLPRCALGWKNLHYEIKGDVVVKGRLR